Within the Ensifer canadensis genome, the region AGCTGGAAGAGCTGGCCAAGACCGAAGGCGCGATGAAGGTATCGCGCGCCGATCTCGCCTTTGCCATCGCCGAGCGCCGCACCGGCGCGACGACCGTTGCCGCCACCATGATCGCCGCTGCCCGCGCCGGCATCCGCGTCTTTGCGACCGGCGGCATCGGCGGCGTGCACCGCGGCGCCGAGCTGAGCTTCGACATCTCCGCCGACCTCGACGAACTGGCACGCACGGCCGTCATCGTCGTTTGCGCCGGCGCGAAAGCCATCCTCGACATTCCGAAGACGCTCGAGGTCCTCGAAACCCGCGGCGTGCCTGTTGTGACCTATGACAGCGACGTGTTCCCGGCCTTCTGGTCGCGCGATTCGGGCCTCAAGAGCCCGCTGATGCTCAACAGCCCAGCGGCAATCGCCAACTTCCAGAACATGCGCGAACTGCTCGGCGTCGATGGCGGCATGCTGATCGCGAACCCGGTTCCGGCCGAAAGCGAGATCGCGCGCGAGGAGATGGAAAT harbors:
- a CDS encoding pseudouridine-5'-phosphate glycosidase, encoding MTKPASPFLPMEYSDEVAAAKARGAPIVALESTIITHGMPYPGNLNMARSVEAIIRDQGAVPATIAVIHGVLHIGLDDAKLEELAKTEGAMKVSRADLAFAIAERRTGATTVAATMIAAARAGIRVFATGGIGGVHRGAELSFDISADLDELARTAVIVVCAGAKAILDIPKTLEVLETRGVPVVTYDSDVFPAFWSRDSGLKSPLMLNSPAAIANFQNMRELLGVDGGMLIANPVPAESEIAREEMEIYIGRALDNAERDEISGKEVTPYLLDNLFHMTEGRSLETNIALVENNARLAGEIAVALTAK